From the genome of Streptomyces spinoverrucosus:
GCCAGGGCCTGGCCGTAGGTGTCGTGGAAGTGCACGCCGAGGGCGGTGGTGGGGATGTGGTCGGCGTTGAGGGCGGTGAGCAGTTCGGTGACGTGTCCGGGGGTCGCCACGCCGATGGTGTCGCCGAGGCTCAGCTCGTCGCAGCCCATGTCCAGCAGGGCCTTGCAGACCCTGACGACCTGGTGGACCGGGACGGGGCCTTCCCAGGGGTCGCCGAAGCACATGGACAGATAGCCGCGGACGTGGACCTGTTCGGCCTTCGCCCGGGTCACCACCGGGTCGAACATGGCCAGGGCCTCGTCGACCGTGCGGTTGAGGTTGGCCTTCGCGAAGGACTCGGTGGCGCTGGCGAAGACGGCGACGCGGGTGGCGCCCAGCGCCAGGGCCCGGTCCAGTCCGCGCGTGTTGGGGACGAGGACCGGGAGGGCGACCGGGAGATCGCTGACGCGCGGGAACAGCTCCTCGGCGTCCGCCAGTTGGGGCACCCACTTGGGGTGGACGAAGCTGGTGGCCTCGATCGTCGTCAGGCCCGCGTCGGCCAGCCGGCGGACGAACTCCGCCTTGACCTCGGTCGGCACCCGCGCCTTCTCGTTCTGCAGGCCGTCGCGCGCGCCGACCTCGTGGATCCGCACGCGCGCGGGCAGCCCCGGCGACGGTACGACCATGGGGAGTCCCTGCGTGCTCACGAGGCCACCTCCTCGGTCGGCGTGATGACGGCGAGGACCTGGTCCATGGCAACCGTGGTGCCGGGGCCGACGTCCAGCTCGGCGACCGTGCCGGCGTGCGGGGCGGAGATGACGTGCTCCATCTTCATCGCCTCCACCACCAGCAGACTCTGACCGGCGCTCACCTCGTCACCCACCGCCACCTTCACGACCGTGACCGTCCCCGGCATCGGCGCGGTGAGCGAGTCGGCGCCGGAGTGGGCGGCGCGGGAGAGGGACGCCTCGACCGGGTCGTGGTCGCGCACGTGCCAGGCGTCGCCGTCGCGGCCGATCCAGTCGGCGGCGCGGTGGAAGGTGTGGCGGACGCCGTCGAGGGTGACGCTGACGTGGGTGTCGGTGACGGTGTGGGTGCCGCGCGGGCGGTGCGTGACGGGTTCGAGTCCCGGCACGCGGACGTCGAAGGCCACGGGAGCCGACTCGCCGCCGAGCCGCCAGCCGTTCGGCACGGAGAACGGGTCGATCCAGCCCTCGGTCCGCGGCGGCCGGAGCGCTTCCAGGCGTACGGCCGCTGCCGCCTCGTACACCTCCTCCGGTACGTCCGTGGAGACGAGCGTCGCCACCTCCCGCTCGACCAGCCCGGTGTCCAGGTCGCCCGCGACGACCGCCGGATGGGCCAGCAGCCGGCGCAGGAACCCGGCGTTCGTCGGCACGCCCAGGGTCACCGTCTCGGCGAGGGCGGCGCGCAGCTTGCGCAGGGCGGTGGCGCGGTCGGGGCCGTAGGCGATGACCTTCGACAGCATCGGGTCGTAGAGGCTGCCGACCTCGGTCCCCTCGCTGAGCCCGGAGTCGGTGCGGACGCCGTCGCCCTGCGGCTCGCGCAGCCTGAGCACCGTGCCGCCGGAGGGCAGGAAGCCGCGGGTGGGGTCCTCGGCGCAGATGCGGGCCTCTATCGCGTGCCCGGCGAGGGCGATGTCGTCCTGCGCGAAGCCGAGGCGCTCGCCCGCCGCGACCCGCAGCTGCCACTCGACCAGGTCGAGGCCGGTGATGAGCTCGGTGACGGGGTGCTCCACCTGGAGACGGGTGTTCATCTCCATGAAGTAGTACGCGTTCGGATCCCCGCCGGGGACGATGAACTCGACCGTGCCCGCCCCGACGTACCCGCACGAGCGTGCCGCCTGCACGGCCGCCTCGCCCATGGCCGCGCGGGTGGCGTCGTCCAGGAGGACGCTGGGCGCCTCCTCGATGATCTTCTGGTGGCGGCGCTGGAGGGAGCACTCGCGCTCGCCCAGGTGGACGACGCCTCCGTGGCCGTCGGCCAGGACCTGGATCTCGATGTGGCGGGGCCGGTCGATCCACCGCTCCACGAGGAGGGTGCCGTCGCCGAAGGAGGCGGTGGCCTCGCGTCGGGCGGCGGCGATCTCGTCGTCGAGGTGGGTCAGGTCCCGCACCAGGCGCATGCCCTTGCCGCCGCCGCCCGCGGAGGGCTTCAGCAGCACGGGGGCGCCCAGTTCGCGGGCGGCCTTGGCGAGTTCGGGGTCGCGGCCACCGGGGACGACGGGCACTCCGGCCGCCGCCACGGTCTCCTTGGCGCGGATCTTGTCGCCCATGAGGGCGATGGCGTCGGCGGGCGGTCCGACGAAGACGAGTCCGGCGTCGGCGCACGCGCGCGCGAACGCGGCGTTCTCCGCGAGGAAGCCGTAGCCGGGGTGGACGGCCTGGGCGTTCGTCGCGGCCGCCGCCTCAAGGATCCGCTCCACGGACAGATAGCTCTCGACGGCCGGCGCGGGTCCGATCCGTACCGCGGTGTCGGCCTCGCGGACGTGCCGGGCGTCGGCGTCGGCGTCGGAGAAGACGGCGACCGAGCGGACGCCCAGCGAGCGGAGCGTACGGATGACGCGGACGGCGATCTCGCCGCGGTTGGCCACAAGAACGGTGTCGAACATCGGTCCCCTCACATCCGGAAGACGCCGAACTGGGGGTCACCCAGGGGCGCGTTGGCGCACGCGGTCAGGGCCAGGCCGACCACCTGACGGGTCTGAAGGGGGTCGATCACCCCGTCGTCCCAGAGGCGGGCGGTCGCGTAGTAGGCATTCCCCTGACGCTCGTACTGCGCACGGACCGGCGCCTTGAACGCCTCTTCCTCGTCCAGGGGCCAGTCCTCGCCGCGCCCCTCCATCTGGTCCCGCTTGACGGTGGCGAGGACGGAGGCGGCCTGTTCACCGCCCATGACGGAGATCTTCGCGTTGGGCCACATCCACAGGAAGCGTGGCGAATACGCGCGGCCGCACATCGAGTAGTTCCCCGCGCCGTACGAACCGCCGACCACG
Proteins encoded in this window:
- a CDS encoding hydroxymethylglutaryl-CoA lyase, translated to MVVPSPGLPARVRIHEVGARDGLQNEKARVPTEVKAEFVRRLADAGLTTIEATSFVHPKWVPQLADAEELFPRVSDLPVALPVLVPNTRGLDRALALGATRVAVFASATESFAKANLNRTVDEALAMFDPVVTRAKAEQVHVRGYLSMCFGDPWEGPVPVHQVVRVCKALLDMGCDELSLGDTIGVATPGHVTELLTALNADHIPTTALGVHFHDTYGQALANTLAALQHGVTTVDASAGGLGGCPYARSATGNLATEDLVWMLHGLGIDTGVDLGRLTATSVWMAGHLGRPSPSRTVRALSHEDPQDHPREEQ
- a CDS encoding acetyl/propionyl/methylcrotonyl-CoA carboxylase subunit alpha; translation: MFDTVLVANRGEIAVRVIRTLRSLGVRSVAVFSDADADARHVREADTAVRIGPAPAVESYLSVERILEAAAATNAQAVHPGYGFLAENAAFARACADAGLVFVGPPADAIALMGDKIRAKETVAAAGVPVVPGGRDPELAKAARELGAPVLLKPSAGGGGKGMRLVRDLTHLDDEIAAARREATASFGDGTLLVERWIDRPRHIEIQVLADGHGGVVHLGERECSLQRRHQKIIEEAPSVLLDDATRAAMGEAAVQAARSCGYVGAGTVEFIVPGGDPNAYYFMEMNTRLQVEHPVTELITGLDLVEWQLRVAAGERLGFAQDDIALAGHAIEARICAEDPTRGFLPSGGTVLRLREPQGDGVRTDSGLSEGTEVGSLYDPMLSKVIAYGPDRATALRKLRAALAETVTLGVPTNAGFLRRLLAHPAVVAGDLDTGLVEREVATLVSTDVPEEVYEAAAAVRLEALRPPRTEGWIDPFSVPNGWRLGGESAPVAFDVRVPGLEPVTHRPRGTHTVTDTHVSVTLDGVRHTFHRAADWIGRDGDAWHVRDHDPVEASLSRAAHSGADSLTAPMPGTVTVVKVAVGDEVSAGQSLLVVEAMKMEHVISAPHAGTVAELDVGPGTTVAMDQVLAVITPTEEVAS